The window TTCGCTAATGGGTTTGTCACTTTAAAATCATTACTGAGTTGTTCTTACAAGGTGCTACAGGGTGTCAGTGTGTATTAGCACAGACAACaggcagctgtctgtgtgtgtgtgtgtgtgtgtgtgtgtgtgtgtgtgtgtgtgtgtgtgtgtgtgtgtgtgtgtgtgtgtgtgtgtgtgtgtgtgtgtgtgtgtgtgtgtgtgtgtgtgtgtgtgtgtgtgtgtgtgtgtgtgtgtgtgtgtgtgtgtgtgtgtgtgttatgcataCTCCCAAACATCCACTTGCTGCCTGTTCACCCTCTTTCTGGGATCCAGTGACATGATAGTATCAGCTTCCATGTTGAATAAACTGAGCAGAGACTGATCTGCAGTCATGCAGGCTGAGGTGCTAGCAGTGTTTGTTATGGGAGAAAATGTGTATCTGTTACAACAAGGAACAGGAAGTGTCTGCAATGAGGGCGACGCTGTCAACTCCTGCTTTAATAAGCAGACGCTGCATTTTTGATTGACAGGAGGAGCACACCGAAATAATGGAAAAACACTTGCAGTACTAGTTTTTCATTTGCCCTTATTCAAGGGAAACTGATTACATACATAATGTTAGGTGTAATAGCCACGCAGAGCTCTACCTGCCCATGAAAAGAGTTGTGTAATGTTTTCTGTGGCTTGTGGAAAATAACCCATCAGGGGTATCTCAGCTTGGGCTTGCAGACTCAAATTTTTTGGCAGGAAGTCTGTTTCAGGTAGGCAGTGGACTTTGACGCATGTGGGTCTTTGAGTTTGACCCACAGTGGAAATTAAAAATCAGGATATTTCTGCCTCCTTAACCCATTTCTCATGAGTCTCCCTACTTTAAAGAGCCGTACTAATTCGCAGGAGTAACCTTTGTCCCATTTTCCTGTGCTGATTTCAATCACTCACTGTGTAAGTAAACCATCATTCTGTATTCCTGGTTTCATTCCCTGCAGTGATATTTGTaatgttttccaaagcacacaGATTAAaggatttgatttgatgatttcATTTTAAGTTTTGAGAATGAATCTAGAAAAGCGTAACTTTGCGCGGAtggagagacaagaggaggctGCTCAGCAACCCGGGAGGGCGAGTCTATAAATAAAAACTCATGACTTTTGTCACACCCTGAACGCAGCATCCAGTGCTCACCCCACCTGTCCTGGACCATCACTGTGTGAGTCACTGGAGTCAGCGTGGCAGTTTTTCATACAGTAgtgtgaaacacaacaaaagccaGTGAATAGGGTTTTTTGTCCTTTGCTGTGCGTCACTGTTACTGAGAGCGAAGAATTAATTACTTCTCCTGCACTTACTGCAAAGGCATTCTTTATCAGGAGAAGGCTAAAACGCTGATATAACAAGAACAATCATCTTGTCTTACTGAAAAAGAGATTATCTGAtgtcaaaatacattttatttgttccAGTCTGATACAATAAGGGCCCGGGAACCTCTCAATCAGAGCAGCACTGTCGCTGTCAAACACATTCTTGTATTTGCAAGTGAGGTGGTAACACACTTCTGTCACTCAGCCGAAGCGACAGACAGGATGTTTTAGCTTATAGGAGCACTTCAGAGGAAATGGGACTGGAGGGAGCATAACAGATTCTTTCAGAATAAAGCTTGTTCATTATCAGCGTGATCAGGCCTGATGAAGTCTAATGATTGCTCTGGAATGAAGCAAGCCATTCTTTCTCCACAGTGAggagaaaataattgaaattaCTACTGACACCATGATTGGTTGCTTTATCGTGTACTTCTAATTTGGCAACTAGCTTTGAAAAGCCCATGTCTATCACAATCTGCAAGATTTTCCATTTCAGCTGACTATTCCATGTAACATCACTCTGAgtggtcattaaaaaaatactgtttctCGATTTCTTTCAACGACAAGTGGAGCAACCGTACTCTTTCTTTAAGAGCAGCAGcataaaagtataaaaatgtgtaattttgctttaaaaagtgCTTCTAACGCAGTTGTTGTTGGCTGTGGCGTTCAGCAGGTCCTCCAGGGAGAACTCCATCGTGCATTCAGGGAGGTCAATTTAACTACAAAAGACTCAGCAGGAGCGACAGAGGGACATTTGTTCAATACAGTGCCACCTTGTTTGAGATGTTGGCCAGTTTAAAGAGGAGAGGTAATGTTGTCAGACAAGATGTGTAAAGAAAGCAACCTCTCAGACCGGTCAGGCCACATTGTCTTCTGGCATTGTGTATACTTATGACAGAGTAGACAGGGTgtataaagaaaaataacactgtaaaatgttgcctgtttgtgtgtgtgttaaacattTAATGCTAACTGACATTTCAAGGTATCAAATCCCTTTTTTCCAGTAATAGTTGAACTTTTGGAGATTCCTTTTCAGGCTTGCCTCCaccaaagcaacacaaaaacagttgAGTTGAGAAAATGCACTCAGTCATCTGTTAGGAAACAGTGCACATTTAATAAACAGCACTTGTATCACAGAGCAATTAGATTATTGATCACCTTGGGATGCTTTTTCAACAGGTGTCCTGCTGTCCTACAAGGTTGGCCGTAAGTGTAAAGTGCATAAGAATACAgtatttacataaaaaaaaaatgggggtGGGGGAGAAACTGATTCATGCATTAGTCAATGtacacaaaaaaatgcaaaagcttCCTTAAAGATGACTATTTACGAATGAAGTTCAGCATCATTTGCAGATTGTAAAACAGCCACAGTAAACTTAACTTAATACAATTTTTCTTCAAACCAGAGGAggttttctctccatctttcagaGTTGTAATAATAAAGAACACTTTCCATAACTGCACCGCCGGAGGCACACACCTACTGTATAatgcattataatgatgttagGATTAATCATAGCCCAGCTAAGCCCGTGATGAGTCTCATCTGCAGCCACTTTCAACACTATTATAGATGTTTGCCTTCATTTATCACTGCCCTAATGATGAAACAGTGTAATGATGGAAGAGGCATTTAAAATGATTCTGCTTCACTTCAGTATTATAGACACTAACGTTTTAATACGGTGGATTTGTCATTGTGTAATTACCATTTCTTCCTCCTAGAATATTTTCCACTCTCAGTCCCTTTTGCAAACAGTCATGTCCATCTTCCAGTTGTTTTCCTGTGGTCTCCTGTGGGTCTCCACATGTCCCCTCTCATAGATCGGCATCGTAGGGTCTGCCGCTGTAGGAGGTGTTGACTGACCGGGCTGCGGGGCTCTTGGCCCGGGGGAAGGACACATCTTCTTCCATGGAGTCTTTGGAGTACGGCACACTGCTGCTGGCGCTGCTCCTGGCCCGGTTCAGGCTTGGCACTTCAACCCGTCTCGGCGGCGGCTTGTTGTGGTTGAAGCGGCTGGCCATGACCTCCTCGACCCGTCTCTCCCCTCTGTTCTTCCCTCCGCAGCACCTGCAGATCCCGATGAACATGACGAAGCCGCCCAGGACTTCAAATATCCCGCCGATGTAGCCCAGGACGATGCAGTAGCCGACGCGCACATCTGTCTGCGGGGACACCGTTGCGATGTCTGTGAGGATGTGGGTGTACCAGGCGATGGGTATGATGGTCATGACGCCTGAGAGGAAGATCAACAGCCCGCCTAGGCCGGCTACTGTCCAGTTAGGCGTGTCCTTCCAGCACCGGACCCCCGGGATTGCCACAGCCAACCCGAGTAGAGTGACGATCAGGGAGGCCACCATCAAACCCTGGGCCACCTCGATGATCTGATTGCCAAAATACGTGGTGTCCCCCAGGCTGCAGTCCTCTCTGGTATTGGTAGTGGTGGCCCTGCAGATGTACCAGATGCCTTGTTGGATGTACTCGTCGGATGGGGTGTTGGGGATGTTGTGGAGGGTCCTCCAGTTTGGGGCCACGGTGGCGGTCAGGTCCAGGATCCATCCGCATGGAGCCATAACCATCCCGAAGATCAGGATGCCCGGGGTGCGCATGGATAGTCGGATCCACTCCTCCGCTGATCGCCTCGGCATGATTGCTGCTTGTCCTGTGCGTTCTCACTCCAAAATTCTGTATAGATGGACTTTTGACAGCAACAGCTGCTCTTAAAAACAAGTCCGACTGAAACCTGTCAGTGGGCGTGGCGTTGGCCTTACCTGCCTGCCTCCAAGTCCCCAAATAGGACAGGTGTGGCGCGCCGTGCGCAGCCGGGCTGGGAGCTGTTTCATCTTCATTTGCTGCAGCAAGGACGGGCAGAGGGGAGTTTCGGCGTGACTTTTATCATGCAAATGCGTGTGATAAGCGACAAAGAACAAGAATAGATTACATTTTTTGTCAGTCTCTGCAGCGGGGGCGTCTTATCACCTGCAGGCGCAAGTTTCAATTTCATACAAGTTCTATATTTATACCCATTTATTAACGCACCCAAATTGTCCTTGTCCCATAAACATTTGATGTCTGTAATAAAGGGGTTGTAATCCTCAAATACTGTTTTAATCACTTAAATGACTaccacaaaaacaatcacaTGATTACATGATTAATGTAGTTTTCCAAGGATTTTAAATCAATCAGTCACAACATATCTGGATTTGTCAGCTCTTTGTCctcttaaaaaaaagttttgtagAGCAGGaccaagaaaacaaagcagtagGCCTATTCAACAGGATGATGAGGGGTGGGGTGCAATGAATACAGTAAAACAAGAATGACACTTGGAAATATTAAATACAAGAAGACGAACTTGAGCGCAGGGCTTGTGTCTAAAAGATGCCTTTATTTGATGCTCTTGTactcagcaaaacaaacaacaggcTGCTACTTCTGCAAATTCAACCATTTTCTTAATTTGGAGGTCTTCattataaaaacatgtttgaaatttCCCAGCAGGTGATCGTGTTTAGTCGAGCACAGCCGGAGATTGTGATGATTTCTTTGGTTAGAAGATGCCACCGTGTCTGTGTGGGAACCGTTTTTGCTAAGAATGTAGTCCTGCAGGAatcctctgacagcagctcaaATACCTTTCTGCCTCGTTTTCTTCTCGTCCTCTCTCCTGCGTATCTCTGTCTCTATTTAtctctttgtttgtcttgttttctgtctccttctgaCTGGCCCTGCTCTGTCTGAGGGCTCCTCTCGAGTCAGTCCCATGAAAGTGGATTATTAACAAATGCTAATAAAGTCTCTTCAGGAGGTGAAGCTCAGAGGTGCATGTTAATGATGCTCAAAAGCCCAAATGCGAACAACTCTCATTGCATCATTGTGCGCAGACATTGAAAGCAACCCCTCATGAAAGTGATTAAGGAACTGAACAACCTGTGAACAGCTGATGATGCGCCCAGAGACTCCACTGTTGCATTGGTTGCTTCACCATtagctgcatttgttttgtccTTTACATGCGCGATGCTTTTGACTGTATAAATTCAAACTGGTCACATGTTCTTGAAGCCGTTGGGAACCTTTTGTTGTTCTCTGATTTGAGTTTCATGTTTGAGCTTTGACACACAAAGAGCAGTTGAGAGAGGTATGAGAAGTATGTCAACCAACCAATCACGCAGAACTTTGCACATACTGCAGTCTGGTTTTGTCACTTGCACGAGCTGAGTCACAGCTGTCATTGTGTGATCAGCTGTCACGGCATTGCTTTGGCCAACTTTTGTCATGCTTGAATATAAAAACTGGAGAGGATCTGTTGTGAAACACTGTACATTTCCATTTATAATTAACCTTTTGGTGCTGAAACCACCAGCACAGCTACCAGCAGTACTACTACCACTATGGCCCAGATGTATGTTatggtacaaaaaaaaaaaaatcatattatCAGTGTGCTGAAGCCACAAATGAGCATAATGTACCTGTGGTAGCTTATTGGTTTGACCCAGTAACTTTTTAGCTCAACTTTTTTGGCTTCAAGCAGAGATGTTGGCTCTTTAAACACACCTTCCAGCCTGCACTTGAACCAAAACTTGAAAAGCTCTCTCTTAACAACAGTTTTCCAAATTCTTCCAAGAAGATCTTCATCTttaccattaaaaaaacaaaaggatctGGAAATAACGCTTTTAGtcaatgtgtttgcttttaaatgtactgttttactttatttcagATGATTTGGATGGGAATGCTGGGAATTGTCTATATTCTTTAATTGCATCCTAACAGATTGTATCATGTCAGACCTTATTAAATAATGGGAAAAGGTTCTGGCATTTTTGTTTCGCTGCAGGGCAAACTTTTCATGATGTGAATACAAATCATGGATAAGTCAGGACCATCTTTGTTCCAGGTTTTCTTTCTGAATGTCACAATGATGCTGCATGCTTGTTTTTAATGTAGTCAACTGTACATCTACAGTTTAATTCATGATggcatttgttttgcaggtcACGTTTCAGCTCATTCAACACATTTGCAAATTGCTATAATTGGTGAATATTGATCCATGGGAACAAACAAGCTGGCTGCCATGAACAGCCTGCCTGAGATCAGCTAGAAGGAAAGTATAGAGTTTAcccttttttttactgtaagaACAGCACAGGGCATTTCTTTCTCAGGGATTAATGAAGTTcatgaaaaggtttttaaacTTCACTTCAcaatgcaaatgttttacaaTGCGGAACATGCCTTTGACTCAAACACAAGGATCTTAGTTCAATGCATGACCCATATGAGACCACATCTGGTGTTCAATTAGTGTTTTCCATGTGAGAAAATATGCTAAATTCAGAAATAGCTTAAGAAGCCTGAGAGATGAGAGGTGCTAGTTTATGCaacccaaacaaaacactgttcTGGCAGGATGTCTGCTACTACCTGGTGGACGGTTAATGTAACTACTTTAATATTCTGTTAGTGTCTGACAGGAAGGAAAATTTTCCATAACTAAATTATTGTTGATATGTGGCTCAGTATCTCAGCTATTAGTCTCAGTGTTGCTCTGCAGGGAGATGGTTCTCAGCTCAAATCACAGCCAGTTATCTGGAGTTTTCATCATGTTTGGACAGATTTTCATCTGGGTGCTCAGGTTTCAGtacaaaaacatgcagctcaGGTCAAGAAAACTACACCTTCAATAACATGTCACTGACTGGGGTTCTGCACAGAGTAAAAGAAGCTTGTTTCCACCACTGATCGTATGCTGACATATGTAGATACAGACCTCTGAATGGTCTGTGAATGAAAATTCCTGGTTTAATTTGAACAAGAGGGTGCAGCTCCAGTGGAGcaataaagacacacaaaaccagTGTGGCAACTCACATGGCAGAGTATAATAGATTGCAATAGTttacaaattgattttttttttgcaaatacaTTGGCCCACCattaaaagcagcaacacaagcCACCGATCATTGTGAAATGCTATTTCTGTAAATGCACAAAGTTATCCAGAAAACTTGATGAGCACGTgtatttttttcacatgattATATCATATACACACATAGTTTAGTGCCACATATTGTCTGTACaatgttatatatttttgtctgtctgtataaacgtgtaaaaatgtaaaattgtgCTGAAATGTCTGGCAAGGCTTGGCTGTGTTAGAGGGTGCAGCTCCTGCATTCTGCAGTTATTACCGACGGTGTCCACTAGATGGCGATATTGTATTCAGTCAGGCCAGCTGGCTTCACCATCATTGAACTAAAATAGATATTTTTGGTCTATTTTTGGCGTAAAgactcaaaaataaaaaaatacattcgCCCAGCAAAGTCTAATAACTAACGTTTATTGTGTCTGCCAATTATGTGCCCCAGATAAAACTATTAGTGATTAGTTTTGttacaaaaacagcaaactaGACGGCAAAATCCGCCAAGACAATGTGTCATCTGATGCATGAAGACTAAACACAACATGAATAACACACATTAAACAATAGCGAATTTAAGACGTGTTTATATATAagatagaaaaaaaaggaaacacacccAACCTAAAAAAAGACTCAAACAGGCTAAAACACATTTGAGTAAACTGTCAAGAAACCAtgttttattggtgtttacTCTGTAATCCTGCATAAAGATTCTGTTATTGAATTAAACTGCTCTGATATCCCAGTAAAGCTTTAAGAAACATTTTTGGGGATACGCTCCAGAAAATGTCATCGCAGCCAGCCTGAGCGGAAGTTTGTCTCTCTGGGCAGGAAAttgtcagcagtgtttttgttgccaGTGGGGACTGTTGTGTTGTGAAAATGGCGACGCCTCGTCGCacctctcagcagcagcagccaaattCCCTGCTGTCCTCTCCGCCCCGCGGCTCCTCTGTCCCCGGCACCCCGCCTGGCTCTCCGCCGGTACCGACCGACGATGCCAGCCCACTTTCCCACAGAGGAGCGACGGAGAACGCGGCTGACGGTGAGGTAACCCCTGCctctcccaccaccacctccccaGCTTTGGCCCTCACGgccagcagcagtagcagcggCGCTAGCAGCAGCGCTAGCTCCCCGACCACCACCGAGGGGAGCGGGACCAGCCCCGGCTCTACGCCCGACTCGGGCAGCGGAAACccgggcagcagcagcagcagcagcagcagcagcgctagCAGCAGcggaggcggcggcggcggtgcaAACGGGGCGTTCAGGGAGCTTTTTGAAGCCTGTCGCAACGGGGACGTTTCGAGGGTGAAGAAACTCGTGGATGCGGTGAACGTGAACGCGAAAGACATGGCAGGACGTAAATCGACACCCCTGCATTTCGCTGCAGGTAACGTCAGATCACCTTTAAACAAGCCCAGGTGTTCACAGGCTGTTAGCCGAGAGCTGCCTTCAGGGAGTGACCCGAAAGCAGCGGATAAACTATAATAAGCAGCAGTAATAAGCAGTTTTCAGGATGGTGCTGGCAGACGATcagcagaaaacatttaaaatgcatctaTGAAGAAAATGTAGTGTTGATCAGTTTGCCTGATGGGCCTGATTATATCAAGCAAATACCAAATGTTTACTTCTGTTGTCAAAATCAATCCTCCCATCCCTCTTTCTCATGTCAGTAACAGCGGCCGCACAGTGGCATTGAAAAGCCTTGATGGGTCatttgtttaaagctgctgcttctgcttcctctAGTTTTCTCACTTCCAGCAGCGGAGAGGAAGCGGCTTTTGTGCCGCTGCCACCACAGTCCTCAGTCACACCACAAATCCCAAATAATaaagttcaaaaggacaccacACAATGCGAATGAGCGGAGCAATTGCACTGTTTGAGTGACCGACACTGTTGTAACTGTGATTTTGTTATTTAATCTTTTTTAGGTATATTCACCAAtcacagaattttttttttcatttggatttgtTTATGAATCAAGGAGCTCCACAGCGCTCATCTCTGTTTTTAATTATCTCACCAGCGTAGACaacaaagatggaaaaaaaggaaaacacgcacagctgtgttacatCGGGGTCTTCCTAATTCTCAGCAGCCTGAACTAGAACAGACTCTCTGGGGTCCCGCTGCATGTTTGTAGTGAAGATGTAACGAGCCTCACTTCACTGCAGCGCTTtcccaaacagctgctgcaagtGCCTTACAAAAAGACGGTTTGAGTGTTAATTATTAACCTGAAggggaatgaaaacagaagcgGCAGAAGCGAAACCTCTTGGAAATCTGTCGAAGTTGCGGATTTGATTGAATCCACGTGCGAAAGTTTCTTTGTTGCTGTCACACcgatctcctctctctcctccctctgctctgatcTCAGGTTTTGGACGGAAAGACGTGGTGGACCACCTGCTTCAGACGGGTGCCAACGTGCACGCTCGGGATGACGGCGGTCTGATCCCGCTTCACAACGCCTGCTCGTTCGGTCACTCCGAGGTGAGGCTGCGCACAGCAACACTGGGTTGGGCCGATACAGTCATCCGCAGTGGTGGAGCGTAATTAAGCGTATTTACTCAAGTACGATACTTCAGCACAAATGTGAGGCACTGCGGCCACCGCACTACACCTCTGAGGCAAATACTGTACTGTTTACTCCACGACGATgttctgaatgcaggacttgtagAGGAGTGTCTTCATAATGtggtattattattttacttaagtaagtGTTTGCCAACACCATGACTGTGCTACTGCAGTATGATACTTGTTGTTATGGGCAAATAAGCGTGCTGAAGATACACAATACTCCACAGAGAGCAGTGGAAGTGAGTGTGAGTACCCATCAGGGAAACACACAAAGGTGAAAAATGCATGCCGCTCTTCCAATATCCTGCTTGGAACAAAATAGCCGAACCGTTAATGCTTTAGAATTGAAATAATTGCTGGCGATTAAAAAAAGTTGGGGGAGGTCGGAAAAACTCTGTCCAAACATGCAAATCAGCTCTGTTTGCCTGTAAACAATAATGTGCACAGTCAGCCTTAAAGATCACACCGAGGACACGcccgctctgattggctcttcGACATTCCGGTCACGCCCGTGCATGGTGATGATCCCGGGCCG is drawn from Chaetodon trifascialis isolate fChaTrf1 chromosome 20, fChaTrf1.hap1, whole genome shotgun sequence and contains these coding sequences:
- the LOC139348750 gene encoding claudin-23-like, yielding MPRRSAEEWIRLSMRTPGILIFGMVMAPCGWILDLTATVAPNWRTLHNIPNTPSDEYIQQGIWYICRATTTNTREDCSLGDTTYFGNQIIEVAQGLMVASLIVTLLGLAVAIPGVRCWKDTPNWTVAGLGGLLIFLSGVMTIIPIAWYTHILTDIATVSPQTDVRVGYCIVLGYIGGIFEVLGGFVMFIGICRCCGGKNRGERRVEEVMASRFNHNKPPPRRVEVPSLNRARSSASSSVPYSKDSMEEDVSFPRAKSPAARSVNTSYSGRPYDADL